The Rissa tridactyla isolate bRisTri1 chromosome 1, bRisTri1.patW.cur.20221130, whole genome shotgun sequence DNA segment ATACAGGCTGATGATTTCTGCAGGGAacattcttcccttttcttgcttttctgtctgctttggaaTGACACCTCGCTGCTTCCGTTCCTTCTGCTCATTCGAAAGATGACAGGGGCATTCATTTCCAGGGGGGATTCCCATTCAAATGGGGATACATTCAAATACCTTTGAATTGTATAACTTCAGGGTTGCAGTCTGGTGTCACCCAGCTCAGGGAGTCACCATGCAGTCCTGACTCATTCATTACACATCTGAATTCCCAGTACACTAACAGTAATTTCACACAGACCTGAAGGACTAGTTTAAAAATATAACCCTGCTAGGTTTATCAGGTCTATTTCTAGGGACATGCTAGGAGATCCTTGAAAGATGGTAGACATGCTCAGATTACTGGGAATTAGTAGTGCTCATGATCATGTACGATATATCCAGCATCTCACTTTAATACCAGACAAACTTTAAATGGTGTAATGCCCCTTGAAATTGctaatgatttcttttcttctttcctgttaaGTTAATTCAGTCCCAGACTGACATACAGCTATATAGTTCCATATATACAGTATACATTAGGTGGTAGGTAGCCAGTGCTTTTTCACAGAACCTTGCTGTCCTCTAATAAATCTATATGCCCACATTATTATTTCCATGTACTCCAAGCTGCTCTGCAGCCTATGACATAGCACTCAACTGTAATTAGCACCAAAATATGGAGTTGGTATGCAGGACACGGACAATTCTTTTGCTCCAGATGCTGTATTCAAACTGCAGCGGTCCATTGAAGAAGTAGAGATAAcctaaggaaaaggaaagttaaaaTGAATTAAACCTGAGAAAACTATGTTGTCACATTGAAATTATCCTTCTAATAAAAATTATACttcttgttttcattatttaataactattttaaatgtaatattttagtATCTAGAATGCTCAGCTAAATTTTCAAAGGTCCTCATTCCATTTGCCAGACCTGGATCTCTTTAAAATAACTAGTATTTTAATTTAGTGTCAAGCTCTACATTTTATTTCTATACAGCATTTGCTTAGGAAAATAGGGGGCTTGCCTGTTAATGTTTAAGAGTCTGATTCGGAAATACTCCTTGAAGAGTTGGACAGGAATGGGTTCCATTTGAAGGAACATTATAATACTCCTATATTAAGCATATCCCTTTAGGTTTCCTAAGCAAGGAGGCAGGTCTTTGTTGGCTCCtcaaatatatatgtacacagtTTAAAAGAGCACCTTGTCCAGTGGGCAAGTTAGATCAGAAACCTGATTCAGTTGAGAACAGAACTGTTGTTgtgaaaaaatcaaaattacagAAGAGAGGTTTTCCCACAGGACATTAATCTCAAGTTTCAGCAACAGTTAATTGTAGTAAAGTTTCATTATCAGATTACAAACCATTTCTTTCATAGACTGCATCCACTCGATCACCAATTCCTGCGAATTCTTCCTCTATCAGCCTGGGGTAGTCTGCTTCCATAGCCTCCGCCTCTTCATCATAACTATATTaaacacacaagaaaataaaaattcagaagacTTACAGGCTGGGAGATTGGTCTGTGCCCTTTATATGCTTTGAAAGGGCATATATAACATCAGAAAGAGCCAGCCGCCTTTAGGTACCTTATGTCTAATGTGATCATGAAACTCAGAGCAATAACCCAGGGCACTCTTCCACCAGAAGTACAAGCTCAATAAACACAAAACTAATAAAGCAACATTTTCAGAACTGATCTCTAAAGTACATATTATATGGAGGTGATTGTGCCTGGATGTATTGGCACTACAAGCCTACCCCGAGGCTGCTCGGCACAGAGATACTGGGAAGGAATGGTAATATCTTAATTATGCATCAGACCTGGCTGTAAGCCCCACTCATGGACAGAAAAACTCAGCCATACTGAGGATCTGGGATAGGTCTCACTCTCACAGTACCGATACCATTTTGTGCCACACAAGCTACTCAAGGAAGCAAGATGGGAATTTTGTCTAGGAGACATGACCGTATTACAAACTGTCTTGTATTAGGGcattttattcacctttcctttctttcactctttcGGCTTTTAGAGGCTGTGCCCATATGTTTAAAAAAGTCTTGCATACAATTTTATGACATATTCCGCACAGCTATAATACCAATGAAAACCACGATGTGAGCCACAATCGAGTGCCTGCTTTGAAACAACCTGCTGATCTTTTGATACTTCTGGACACGTTATGACTGGGGACACTGAAAAGAATCACCAGTCTGTCTCCACCTTACCTCCAGTACTTATTTCCAGTAAAAAAGAGAGTCTTGCCAGTGTCTGCAATATGAACGGCTGCATctattcttttcatttctttcggGAACCCCATTTCATATATCTTTTTAGGAAAGTCTTCAACTATGTCATAGCCATTCAAAGCCCAGActttctttcctgaaaataagaacagaataTGCATCAGTCTTTTGTAAAGGCTCAGCTTTGAGAGCAGAATAAAATGAGGATGTCTTGATCCTTATTTTCATACAAATAACAGGTTCTTAGGTCACATACTCAGCAGGTATTAAACTATTTATGCTAACTATGACCCTAGGCACTTGAGATTAATTCTACATCTCGTGATTCACTGAAAATTGTATAGATTTGTATGGGATGAAACCAACAGAGTTTGTTTTATGAGCAAGGAAGGTAGGATGTTTTGTTCTTCTATTTATTACCTCTACATCACTCACTAAGCTTGactaaatatgtatatttttctgccaacaacaaaactgaaaactcACCCTTAAACATGAACACAAGATCTTTGATGGGGTTTTCATAAGCTGCATCTATTTTGTTTGGAAGCTCTGGCCAAAAGGATTTAAGTAACACCAGTTCTGCCTCAACCATCTGAGGGTGCAGTCGCCAGAAAAACCtagtacaggaaaagaaaaatagatttaatttttcttgtcaTTGTACAGAATAGCAGTATGTTTGATGTGCTATACTAAAAAAAAGCtaatgaagaattaaattattttccaacaCAGTTTTTTCAATACATAGAACCCCTAGTagacctttcctttcctcttagtTACCTAGCTGCAGACCATTTCTGTCACTCACACAGTGATCATCtcaaaaaacaaatgaatctttttttcatttagaataaGAGAAACACTGCTGCCATACGTAAGGCTTCTGAACGTAGTAGAATTTAATTCAAATAAAAGTCAGTATATTTGTGCATGTTGAAGAAAGCCCTGTGGAATGATAAATTTGTACAAACGGTCTCAGTCTTCAGCCATAACATCTTCACTTCACTTCACTGGGAAGTCAAGTCAAATTGTATTATAAATCCTGCCTAAAAAGATCTATGACGTAGTTTCTTAGAGGCATCTATATTGATCtgtgaatttttaaatttatgtttacTCAGATCTTTGGTAAAAAACTGAAAAGGTGTTTTCACATGCTCAAATTTTATCCAGTACCCACCACCCACGATAGGGCAGTCTCTTTACCTGTCCTTGAAGACGAGCATTTCTCCACGAAGTTCCGTTATTGCATCAAGTGATAACTCTGCATCACATTTCTCTGGTGTTTTGGGATGTTTTGGGTTGGGATCTTTGTCTCCAGCCCCTGGAATCATATAGTATGACTTAAGTTTGACAAAGTTCATTTCCTTTCTCTGGATCATGGTATTGAATAGGACATGGAAGAGTTCCCAAACAGAATGATGATTTGTTCTGGGAAAAGTctgttctctctttccctccttcagCCAAATACATTAATTGCAGTTCAGCTGTGCTGCAAAAATGTTAAATGGACTTGCTTTCTTTATCCCAAGTTTTGAAGGTCCCCCAAAAgttttattatcttttctttttattctttttattctttattctatGATGAAACATGGATATTTCTGTTTCTCCCTTCAGGCTCTGTTTTACCTCCTCTTTTGaggcagggcaaaaagtagaaggACTCTGCTCACCACCAAAGGAGACAGCACAGAGGCCAACTGTACTCTGCagtgttacttctttttttttttcttttttttttttttctctatgaacTGCAAAAGCTAAATATCATCTGTTCCTGAAATCTGGTTGCCAAGAATCTGGTGAATTGATCTTGATCAGTCATGACTGTTGTTGTTTAACATTTGCAGCTCTTTAGTAACTGTGGAGTGCATCTGTAACGGGTTATAATGATATAGGAAACATATATTATGTATTACACAGACTTACCATAGAGCTCTTGGATCCCTTGCACATCATCGtcaggaagcacaaaaccagtttttccAGTGTATGTGTAAATTGGAAACATCAGAGCTCCAGGGTCTCTAGAGTGTTCAAGTCCCAGTGAATGACCAAATTCATGGGCAGCAACAAGAAACAAGTTATACCCTATAAAAAACCCCCAGTAAATTAAATGTAATGTATATGTATACATGAAAGTAAACGTATAACTTCCTGTATCACCAGAGTGGACTTGGACTAATTAACGAACACTAAACCACTAATTGTGCTTTAACATATGGGACAATGAAGGAGACAACTGGATTAATGGAAGAACGATGTataattgtttctctttttcaaactaccatgggttttgttttaaaaagggcCTAATCGATTGAGTATCTCATAGCTGGTGTTCAACCTAAATCTTATTCAAAAATGTTGCTCTGTAGGCAGATTTAGATTTCTTGAAATTTCTTAGCAACACTGGAAAGTTCTAGGGTGAAATCTTATTCCTAGTGAAGTCATGAACATTTCTGCCAGGAATTCACCTCAGGTAGAGAGTCCATATCGTTTTCAGTATTGCAGCAATTAGCTTTGATGCTAGGAGGGTGAAATAACAcggtgatgaaaaaaaaatagtgctttgTTCTATTTGTACTATATTGTTCTCTGTCCTGAATAGGCAAGGCAAGGAATTTTTAGATTAGATGTAGGTAGCTGATTTGCAGTTGAGTTAAGTATATGTGTTTTCTATAAACTTCAGTAAGGTAATTCCCATCAGTCTGTGATCAGAACTAGCTGCCCTTAAGCTCAGTGAAATGCCAAGCTGACAAAATACCTTGTTTGTGACTTTTTTTAATCACTGCATTTAGGAGGTGTATATCTTAAAATTTATGGTAGGTGTATGTTATACTTCCCTTTATGATTGGAGATTAAACCCAGCTTCCTATGAGTAGACAGTGAACATAATGACTAATGTACAGtaaacaggcaaaacaaactgTTTACAGATATCAAACAGGACGAAATTATCCATCTACCACCATTTAAAATAACTCAGGAACTTCTGTTACCTCTAGAATCATCTGACCAAGCTTCATCATCATCAAAATGGGCATCTCCTCCATAGTCTGGACCAGGGGGGAAAGCATGAGCCAGTAATCCAGAGGGTCCATCGAAGGGGTAAAAGTCACCATGTTCTTTAAACAATATTCAAAACAATGACATCAATCATCCCATTTTATTGGCAGCAATTAGTAGAACGTAAAAATAATTGGTTCTGTGTTACCTTTAGTGCCAAAGGAGATCATGATATCAGCTATACCACTTCTTATTCTGGTGAAGTTAAGCGGTGTCACATCAGACCAAACTTTGAATGCTTTTTTGAAAGCTCTGTCTACTTCAGCACGTCTCAGATCTGAAGTGTAATTCATAATTCTATCAAACAGATTAATATCTCCAGTTAAATAGTGTGAATAGCAGAAAATGTGTAATACAACTTTTATCCAACTGTAcacttcattaaaattttttgcttttttcctccctatgTTCTTATCTAAAAccagagctcagcagctgcaTACAGTAttcaaaaaactaaaaagaaccATTTCTAAAAAGAaccatttctattttcattagaATAATTCAGAGCAATTTGAAACGATCCAATAGATTTCTGTAATTAGTTTTATATGCACCAGAAGATATAGAAAATGACAGATATATTCTGTATTAAGTCAAATCATACCAGTAACTTCAACCTTTTTTTATGCCATATAAAATATCTCATGATCGTCACTTCCTGAAGGAGCAAACCATGATCCAAAGAGCTTTTTATAGGCTAGAATCATCCatattaaagtaatatttatCCCAAGATACTGAATTGCTAGAGTTCAGTGATATCATATTTGGAATCTGTTAAAGAAACTCAGGTTGCAGCTGGTCAAAACCCCCTGTTGACAACCTTGTCGTATTAAGGGAGAAGAAGCTTCTCAGCACCGTAGCTTCCCAAGGTCAGCTTTCTGAGGTCATGGTGAGGGGGTTTGTCTGACCCCTTCAGATATCTAGCACCTGGATAAGCACAGATACCTACATCTGGACTGTGAAACGGAAGAGGGACAAGGATCAGTCCCTGCTCTCACATCCACATTGCACAGACTGCTTTGCATCTATGCTGCCATGTCCAGGACAAGACATACATGAAGCAGACACTAAGCCAGGTCCAAAGCAGAGCTAAGAAGTGCTTAAGCACTGTGAGGATCAGTGGTGAGGTGTGTGATCTTAGTCCCTACCCCTCTTCCATTCATCACCATGGATGTGCCCAGAGTGTCTACATGGAGGCCAGATGAGGAGTTACTAGCTTTCACCACACCAGCTTTCCTCCATGAAAcagcacaatggaaaaaaaatcgcATTTACTTCCTTGGGCTGTCAGGTGGGCTTGGGGCACCTTTCCAAAAGGGGTCTGTAAAGATTTTAAACTGCAACATGCATTTTGTCAAACTCAAATGCATCTTTCTCCCATCAGCCTCATATACTGAGCAACCTACTGGACAAGGTATCTGGAAAGAAGGTAATAACAGTAATAACATTCAAAATGTCATGCATTTACCTGTATGTCAAATTAGTTTTTGACCATTTCAGTTTTCTAGGGAAAAAGTTATATTCCCCCACATCTGGGACACCGCATCTTGGTTTCTTCATCAGCTCGTATGTTTCTTCATCTAACTTTCCTGTCACCTCCAAGCCAAAAAATGCTTGCATTTCTCGAAGTTTAGATGCCACTGTGTTGGCACTCTTCCTCATTATGCCAGCAGGATTTGGACAGAGATCATAGTGAGTCCTGAGATAGCGCTAAGACAGGGAAAAGAAGTAATAAGCCCAGTTTCCAAAGAGTTGTAATTACACAACTTACTATTTATAAACCATGCAAACGAATTATTTTATACTGTACCTCTGCAAACTGAAGGTCTTTCTCCGTGAATTCATGGCTATCTTCAAGGGGAATAGGGATTGCCAGGCAAAATGGCAAACCCAACAAGAAAAAGACAGCTGAAAGTCTTGATTGCATCATGTTGGATTTGCGAAGTCTGAAGCCCTGATGTTTTAGAGAGCAGTTACCTTTACTTTTATAGCCCCAACCCAGTGAGTCACCACTTAGGGACAATTTAGAACTTCCTTGTCGCTGAAAGTAAACATGCTTAGACGGCtactttttctctcctccccaacACTGTGGTTTAGGCATCTGTTGTCCCACTGAGGACTCTCAAACTGTATCTTTGTATAAACACGGTCTCTGAATATTGACATAGGTTGTGGGAAGAAATGGGCAGAAGCAAACCACACTTTTTGATTATTTTGCAATGACTTACACTGGCAATAACTTTGCAATAACTTACTCTGCTAGAAAAATTGCCATTCTACTATTTGacagacaataaaaatatataacaagcttcatgattttttaaataaattctgcatCTTTTCAGTAATTACCCTCATTCAACAGTAATTTTTAATAGTTGGAATAGATCATATGCACTTCAATTATTAATAAATGTTGCCTTGGATGATAAGAAATAACATTATGGAGTATACAATAGGATATTATATTTCCTTGTTTCTGTAAAGAAACACAACTCTAAAGCATTAACACAAATTTTACTGCAGAGATCTTTAAAGTGACTTCCTATCTGTCTCTCAGAATAATTTACTGCTTGAGAGGTACCTAAAACCAGAAATGCTAAGTATCAGGAAAtagttttgaatatttaaaatgtttttttttattagtagtaaATCAGGTCATGTAAAGTGACAATTTCATACAAACtgtcttctttaaaaaacatgaatttaatttactttatGAGGGCAGCACAGCCATAGATCAATGAGACAGCTACTACTCTGAGAGAGGCAATCTACCAGCTACAGGTAGGCAATGAACCTGTGTGTCTAGAATGACAGAAATGTGTGATTCTGACTTACGGCTGGATAATAGGATAAATCTGGCATTATGACAGACATGGGCATTATTATACTTCAAAGTTTAAAGATCATTTCTGTCTCCCCAGGATCACTCCAGTCTCAGCTGCTGCTAAGACTTTGATTTTTTAcaaatgagggtggtgaaacactggcatgggttgcccagagaggtggtaggtgccccatccctggaaacattcaaggtcaggttggacggggcttggagcaacttgatctagttgaagatgttcctgctcattgcagggggggttgcactagatgacctttaaaggtcccttccaacccaaagtattctatgattctacgatcatGTCCTGTGCTCAAAAGCATGGGTCCAAGGAGAGGTGCCGTTTTGTCTGAACCCACATTCCTTTTTCATGGAGGCTGCTCCTGCATGGAAAACCTCAGGCAGCTTTCTGGTAGACAACGGTACACTCTTTCTGGAATAGACTACCCTGCCGTGGATGTTGGCTTGTTGACGAAACAGGAAAAGGACGAAAATCAGGGAAGCTGAATGTGTAAAAGCTCAATTTGTTACTCAGAAAATATTAGCCTTCTGTCCTATGGTgataaacagcaaaagcaaataaagctGAGAGGAATTTGTTATGTAGGCTATTTCTATGTCAGTGCCCAT contains these protein-coding regions:
- the LOC128914369 gene encoding collagenase 3-like, giving the protein MMQSRLSAVFFLLGLPFCLAIPIPLEDSHEFTEKDLQFAERYLRTHYDLCPNPAGIMRKSANTVASKLREMQAFFGLEVTGKLDEETYELMKKPRCGVPDVGEYNFFPRKLKWSKTNLTYRIMNYTSDLRRAEVDRAFKKAFKVWSDVTPLNFTRIRSGIADIMISFGTKEHGDFYPFDGPSGLLAHAFPPGPDYGGDAHFDDDEAWSDDSRGYNLFLVAAHEFGHSLGLEHSRDPGALMFPIYTYTGKTGFVLPDDDVQGIQELYGAGDKDPNPKHPKTPEKCDAELSLDAITELRGEMLVFKDRFFWRLHPQMVEAELVLLKSFWPELPNKIDAAYENPIKDLVFMFKGKKVWALNGYDIVEDFPKKIYEMGFPKEMKRIDAAVHIADTGKTLFFTGNKYWSYDEEAEAMEADYPRLIEEEFAGIGDRVDAVYERNGYLYFFNGPLQFEYSIWSKRIVRVLHTNSIFWC